One segment of Streptomyces sp. XD-27 DNA contains the following:
- a CDS encoding nicotinate phosphoribosyltransferase — MNTADLGLPVAVPSTALFTDRYELTMLQAALRAGTADRACVFEVFTRRLPDGRRYGVVAGTGRVLDAVENFRFDSGVLDFLAEQRIVDEPTLAWLADYRFRGDIWGYPEGEVYFPGSPVMRVEGTFAEAVLLETVLLSILNHDSAVAAAASRMSVAAGDRPLIEMGARRTHELSAVAAARAAYVGGFTTTTALAAGFRYSIPTMGTSAHSFTLLHDNERDAFTAQVDSLGSGTTLLLDTYDVAEAVRTAVEVAGPGLGAVRIDSGDLLLLAHRVRQQLDDLGAKETKIVVTSDLDEYAIASLAAAPVDAYGVGTQLVTGSGHPTCSMVYKLVARADSDDPAAPLRPVAKKSMGGKSSVGGRKWAARRLDADGVADAEVVGSGAIPAELADRQLQVPLIRGGETVAREPLDAARARHAAARAGLPLSATQLSRGEPVLPTEFV, encoded by the coding sequence ATGAACACTGCGGACTTGGGGCTGCCGGTGGCCGTGCCGTCGACAGCGCTGTTCACCGACCGGTACGAGCTGACGATGCTGCAGGCCGCGCTGCGGGCGGGCACCGCCGACCGGGCCTGCGTCTTCGAGGTCTTCACCCGCCGACTGCCCGACGGCCGCCGCTACGGCGTCGTCGCGGGCACCGGGCGGGTCCTGGACGCCGTCGAGAACTTCCGCTTCGACAGCGGCGTCCTGGACTTCCTCGCCGAGCAGCGGATCGTCGACGAGCCGACGCTGGCCTGGCTCGCCGACTACCGCTTCCGCGGCGACATCTGGGGCTACCCGGAGGGCGAGGTCTACTTCCCCGGCTCCCCCGTCATGCGCGTCGAGGGCACGTTCGCCGAGGCCGTGCTGCTGGAGACGGTGCTCCTGTCGATCCTCAACCACGACTCGGCCGTGGCCGCCGCCGCGTCCCGGATGTCCGTGGCCGCCGGCGACCGGCCGCTGATCGAGATGGGCGCCCGCCGCACCCACGAGCTGTCCGCCGTGGCCGCCGCCCGCGCCGCGTACGTCGGCGGCTTCACCACCACCACCGCCCTGGCCGCCGGGTTCCGCTACAGCATCCCGACCATGGGCACCAGCGCGCACTCCTTCACCCTGCTGCACGACAACGAGCGGGACGCCTTCACCGCCCAGGTCGACTCGCTCGGCAGCGGCACCACCCTGCTGCTGGACACCTACGACGTCGCCGAGGCGGTCCGTACCGCCGTCGAGGTGGCCGGGCCCGGCCTGGGCGCGGTCCGCATCGACTCCGGCGACCTGCTGCTGCTCGCCCACCGGGTGCGGCAGCAGCTGGACGATCTGGGCGCCAAGGAGACCAAGATCGTCGTGACCAGCGACCTCGACGAGTACGCGATCGCCTCGCTGGCCGCCGCGCCGGTGGACGCGTACGGGGTCGGCACCCAGCTCGTCACCGGCAGCGGCCACCCGACCTGCTCCATGGTCTACAAACTGGTCGCCCGGGCCGACAGCGACGACCCGGCCGCCCCGCTGCGGCCGGTCGCGAAGAAGTCGATGGGCGGCAAGAGCTCCGTCGGCGGCCGCAAGTGGGCGGCGCGGCGGCTGGACGCGGACGGGGTGGCCGACGCGGAGGTGGTCGGCTCCGGCGCGATCCCGGCGGAGCTGGCGGACCGGCAGCTCCAGGTGCCGCTGATACGGGGCGGCGAGACCGTTGCCCGCGAGCCCCTGGACGCGGCGCGCGCCCGGCACGCGGCGGCCCGGGCGGGACTGCCACTGTCGGCCACGCAGCTGTCGCGCGGCGAGCCGGTGCTGCCGACGGAGTTCGTCTGA
- a CDS encoding nicotinamidase codes for MHRALIVVDVQNDFCEGGSLAVAGGSDVAAAITDLIGESTAGYRHVVATRDHHIDPGDHFSDHPDYVTSWPVHCVAGTEGSGFHPNLAPVIASGAIEAVFDKGAHAAAYSGFEGTDENGTPLAEWLRERDVTEVDVVGIATDHCVRATALDARSEGFRTQVLLDLTAGVAPETTQRALEELRAAGVELTGKPVV; via the coding sequence ATGCACCGCGCACTGATCGTCGTCGACGTACAGAACGACTTCTGTGAGGGCGGCAGCCTCGCGGTCGCGGGCGGCTCGGACGTCGCCGCCGCCATCACCGACCTGATCGGGGAGTCCACCGCCGGCTACCGGCATGTCGTCGCGACCCGCGACCACCACATCGACCCCGGCGACCACTTCTCCGACCACCCGGACTACGTCACCAGCTGGCCCGTGCACTGTGTGGCCGGCACCGAGGGCAGCGGCTTCCACCCGAACCTCGCCCCGGTGATCGCGTCCGGCGCGATCGAGGCGGTCTTCGACAAGGGCGCGCACGCGGCGGCGTACAGCGGCTTCGAGGGCACCGACGAGAACGGCACCCCGCTGGCGGAGTGGCTGCGCGAGCGGGACGTGACCGAGGTGGACGTGGTCGGCATCGCCACCGACCACTGCGTACGGGCGACGGCCCTGGACGCGCGCAGCGAGGGCTTCCGGACGCAGGTGCTGCTGGACCTGACGGCGGGGGTGGCGCCGGAGACGACGCAGCGGGCGCTGGAGGAGCTGCGGGCGGCGGGCGTGGAGCTGACCGGCAAACCGGTCGTCTGA
- a CDS encoding immune inhibitor A domain-containing protein, which produces MNSQRRAVRSAAIATVIAAIGAVALTSGMAQADDQPAAPRAERHDPAPARSDVDHDLTGPYSKEQEARREAALQQVISGDADTERRGGSEVVKLGKGKYVELAREKTDKIFTILVEFGDKVDDTTMHDPDGPDGPKPPVKKYGGTPGPAHNTIAEPDRATDNSTAWQKDFNRKHFQDLYFSKEKGKQSLKKYYEKQSSGRYSVDGEVSDWVKVDANEGRYGSNYCGDHNCSNAWDLIRDGVNQWAKDQKAAGRTDAQIKADLAKYDQWDRYDHDGDGNFNEPDGYIDHFQIVHAGEDESAGGGAQGETALWAHRWYAYGSDAGKTGPGENKAGGTQIGETGIWVGDYTMQPENGGLGVFAHEYGHDLGLPDEYDTTGKGESSVAYWSLMSSGSWLGRGKDSIGDLPGDMNAWDKLQLGWLNYDRAKAGKKSTHKLGVAEYNTKRKQALVVELPAKPVTTEVVKPAEGTKQWWSGQGDDLKNTLARTVDLTGKAKASLDLQGWWDIEENYDYLYAEVSTDGGANWTPVDGTADGKAIPRDGGDKPALTGVSGAYKKLSYPLDAYAGKKIDVRFRYQTDGGTSGKGFAADAISVTADGKALFTDGAEGDDNGWAVKGYTRIGASFTKEYAQYYIAENRQYVSYDKTLKVGPYNFGWSDTKPNWVEHFPYQNGLLIWKWDTSQPDNNVGVHPGSGLILPVDAHAKPEKWADGTLMRNRFQAYDSPFSRFRTDGYTVHNKGVPTKIKSKKGTSVFDDRKGVYWYDTNPTGGVKITDTNTKIAILKEALDGSSMTVQVAPSVK; this is translated from the coding sequence TTGAACAGCCAACGGAGGGCCGTCAGATCGGCCGCCATCGCCACGGTGATCGCCGCTATCGGCGCGGTCGCCCTGACCAGTGGCATGGCACAGGCCGACGATCAACCGGCTGCGCCGCGTGCGGAGCGCCATGACCCGGCGCCCGCGCGGAGCGACGTCGACCACGATCTGACGGGGCCGTACAGCAAGGAGCAGGAGGCGCGCCGCGAGGCCGCCCTCCAGCAGGTCATATCCGGCGACGCCGACACCGAGCGGCGCGGCGGCTCGGAGGTCGTCAAGCTCGGCAAGGGCAAGTACGTCGAGCTCGCCCGGGAGAAGACGGACAAGATCTTCACCATCCTCGTGGAGTTCGGCGACAAGGTCGACGACACGACGATGCACGACCCGGACGGCCCGGACGGGCCGAAGCCGCCGGTGAAGAAGTACGGCGGCACGCCGGGTCCGGCGCACAACACCATCGCCGAACCCGACCGCGCCACCGACAACAGCACCGCCTGGCAGAAGGACTTCAACCGCAAGCACTTCCAGGACCTGTACTTCTCCAAGGAGAAGGGCAAGCAGTCCCTGAAGAAGTACTACGAGAAGCAGTCCTCGGGCCGCTACTCGGTCGACGGCGAGGTCTCCGACTGGGTGAAGGTCGACGCGAACGAGGGCCGTTACGGCTCCAACTACTGCGGCGACCACAACTGCAGCAACGCCTGGGACCTGATCCGCGACGGCGTCAACCAGTGGGCCAAGGACCAGAAGGCCGCCGGCCGCACCGACGCCCAGATCAAGGCGGACCTGGCGAAGTACGACCAGTGGGACCGCTACGACCACGACGGCGACGGCAACTTCAACGAGCCGGACGGCTACATCGACCACTTCCAGATCGTGCACGCGGGCGAGGACGAGTCCGCGGGCGGCGGCGCGCAGGGTGAGACCGCCCTGTGGGCGCACCGCTGGTACGCGTACGGCAGCGACGCGGGCAAGACCGGGCCGGGCGAGAACAAGGCCGGCGGCACCCAGATCGGCGAGACCGGCATCTGGGTCGGCGACTACACCATGCAGCCGGAGAACGGCGGGCTCGGCGTCTTCGCCCACGAGTACGGCCACGACCTGGGCCTCCCCGACGAGTACGACACCACCGGCAAGGGCGAGTCGTCGGTCGCCTACTGGTCGCTGATGTCCTCCGGTTCGTGGCTCGGCCGCGGCAAGGACTCCATCGGCGACCTGCCCGGCGACATGAACGCCTGGGACAAGCTCCAGCTCGGCTGGCTCAACTACGACCGGGCGAAGGCCGGGAAGAAGTCCACGCACAAGCTGGGCGTCGCCGAGTACAACACCAAGCGGAAGCAGGCGCTGGTCGTCGAGCTGCCCGCGAAGCCCGTCACCACCGAGGTCGTCAAGCCGGCCGAGGGCACCAAGCAGTGGTGGAGCGGCCAGGGCGACGACCTCAAGAACACCCTCGCCCGCACCGTCGACCTGACGGGCAAGGCCAAGGCCTCGCTGGACCTCCAGGGCTGGTGGGACATCGAGGAGAACTACGACTACCTCTACGCGGAGGTCTCCACCGACGGCGGCGCCAACTGGACGCCGGTGGACGGCACCGCGGACGGCAAGGCCATTCCGCGCGACGGTGGCGACAAGCCCGCCCTGACCGGTGTCTCCGGCGCGTACAAGAAGCTCTCGTACCCGCTGGACGCCTACGCGGGCAAGAAGATCGACGTCCGCTTCCGCTACCAGACCGACGGCGGCACGAGCGGCAAGGGCTTCGCGGCCGACGCGATCAGCGTGACGGCTGACGGCAAGGCGCTGTTCACCGACGGCGCCGAGGGCGACGACAACGGCTGGGCGGTGAAGGGCTACACGCGCATCGGCGCCTCCTTCACCAAGGAGTACGCGCAGTACTACATCGCCGAGAACCGGCAGTACGTGTCGTACGACAAGACCCTCAAGGTCGGCCCGTACAACTTCGGTTGGTCCGACACCAAGCCGAACTGGGTCGAGCACTTCCCGTACCAGAACGGCCTGCTGATCTGGAAGTGGGACACCTCGCAGCCGGACAACAACGTCGGCGTGCACCCGGGCAGCGGCCTGATCCTGCCGGTCGACGCGCACGCCAAGCCGGAGAAGTGGGCGGACGGCACGCTGATGCGCAACCGCTTCCAGGCGTACGACTCCCCGTTCAGCCGCTTCCGCACGGACGGCTACACCGTGCACAACAAGGGCGTCCCCACGAAGATCAAGTCGAAGAAGGGTACGTCGGTCTTCGACGACCGCAAGGGCGTCTACTGGTACGACACGAACCCGACCGGTGGTGTCAAGATCACTGACACCAACACCAAGATCGCGATCCTCAAGGAGGCCCTCGACGGCTCCTCGATGACCGTCCAGGTGGCCCCCTCTGTGAAGTAG
- a CDS encoding RDD family protein, translated as MSADQPPPSFPPPPSSPDPAPPYGPPVPLPGMPPLATWSQRYWARLIDTLVLGVLWVLMLAGTGALEYTMDHPNKQDTPKVLLSAVLTFLLYFAYEGAMLARDGQTLGKKALRIRVAMLADGDVPGGQGWVRAAVYALPGILSPVVIGWVFWLISSLWQLWDKPFAQSLHDKAAKTVVVSAVR; from the coding sequence ATGAGCGCCGACCAGCCCCCTCCGTCGTTCCCGCCGCCGCCCTCCTCGCCGGACCCGGCGCCCCCGTACGGTCCGCCGGTGCCGCTGCCCGGCATGCCGCCGCTGGCCACGTGGAGTCAGCGCTACTGGGCGCGGCTGATCGACACACTCGTCCTCGGTGTCCTCTGGGTGCTGATGCTGGCGGGGACCGGCGCCCTTGAATACACCATGGACCACCCGAACAAGCAGGACACTCCCAAGGTGCTGCTCTCCGCGGTGCTCACGTTCCTGCTGTACTTCGCGTACGAGGGCGCCATGCTGGCGCGCGATGGGCAGACGCTGGGCAAGAAGGCGCTGCGGATCCGGGTCGCGATGCTCGCGGACGGCGATGTGCCGGGTGGCCAGGGGTGGGTGCGCGCGGCGGTGTACGCCCTGCCGGGGATCCTTTCGCCGGTGGTGATCGGCTGGGTGTTCTGGCTGATCAGCTCGCTGTGGCAGCTGTGGGACAAGCCGTTCGCGCAGAGCCTGCACGACAAGGCGGCCAAGACCGTGGTGGTGTCAGCCGTGCGGTGA
- a CDS encoding RDD family protein has translation MPPLASLPRRLLARIIDALIIGIPVSLVMAVLLGGFDPVNDNSEATAVSMVTVLVYFFYEGMMLTNSGQTVGKRLMRIRVAMLRDGSIPAGQPGWLRAAVYALPEVVPICGFVFWLINVLWCTWDRPYRQCIHDKAATTVVVSAE, from the coding sequence ATGCCCCCGCTCGCCTCCCTGCCCCGCAGGCTGCTCGCCCGCATCATCGACGCGTTGATCATCGGCATCCCGGTCTCCCTCGTCATGGCCGTGCTGCTGGGCGGCTTCGACCCGGTCAACGACAACAGCGAGGCGACCGCCGTCTCCATGGTCACCGTCCTCGTCTACTTCTTCTACGAGGGGATGATGCTCACCAACAGCGGCCAGACCGTCGGCAAGCGGCTGATGAGGATCCGGGTCGCGATGCTGCGCGACGGCTCGATCCCCGCCGGCCAGCCGGGCTGGCTGCGGGCGGCCGTCTACGCGCTGCCGGAGGTCGTGCCCATCTGCGGCTTCGTCTTCTGGCTGATCAACGTCCTGTGGTGCACGTGGGACCGGCCGTACCGGCAGTGCATCCACGACAAGGCGGCGACGACGGTCGTGGTGTCCGCCGAGTAA
- a CDS encoding RDD family protein: MSAPTSGSADGSSIPGFYPDPSIPGYIRYWNGAAWVPGTSRPAPAEGEAMPTPPPGITTADRPDAEHASAQTQITGALPDETGPVFLDTPPASGSGGGAVSEARAERDADAVTPRPADEHDPQWSSGSRPEPASAWQADASRQSGFGAEPGRRVSWGAGGPGGAAAPGGGAPAARDPRLGVSGAPVPGARTGGEPGRADGSGNAPALPPTGPIPAQAGAAPGGTSRTDAGGGGAEGGPSDGRPAAASGTGPGGPAAGQGPAAPGSDGTLTMRATRPDSGGASGAGTPDSASAPSALAQGGAPARDEGTLTFRAQRDLPQTPPPARPLGGAPGRYPQEVPPGGSGARGEDGGTATPPASPPPAGAGQHPGVPAQGGPVPGGPAPAAAVPQSPPGPPGWAQQQAQRFPQQPGPGGAPGPGAAPGAAAPGAGPNAPAPASASAPAPGPDAVIPWKPPVDNPFLRAAQAPGRPAPLGRRFLARLIDTIVLLAAVGAAAVPLWGKATDHIDGKIDEAKRTGETVTVYLLDGTTGAYLGILLGVLMLAGVVYEALPTAKWGRTLGKKLCGLRTLDIEDHDTPSFGAALRRWLVYGVLGVLVIGFVNVLWCLFDRPWRQCWHDKAARTFVATTADRA, translated from the coding sequence ATGAGCGCCCCTACCTCAGGATCCGCGGACGGCAGCTCGATTCCAGGGTTCTATCCAGATCCGTCGATCCCCGGCTATATCCGCTACTGGAACGGCGCCGCATGGGTCCCCGGTACCAGTCGGCCCGCGCCGGCCGAGGGCGAAGCCATGCCCACGCCGCCGCCGGGCATCACCACGGCGGACCGGCCGGACGCCGAGCACGCCTCCGCGCAGACCCAGATCACGGGCGCCCTGCCGGACGAGACCGGGCCGGTGTTCCTCGACACGCCTCCGGCGAGCGGGAGCGGTGGCGGCGCCGTATCCGAGGCCCGGGCGGAGCGGGACGCCGATGCCGTGACACCGCGGCCCGCCGACGAGCACGACCCCCAGTGGTCGTCCGGCTCGCGGCCCGAACCCGCCTCCGCCTGGCAGGCGGACGCGTCCCGCCAGTCCGGGTTCGGTGCCGAACCGGGCCGCCGCGTCTCCTGGGGCGCGGGCGGGCCCGGCGGCGCCGCGGCTCCGGGCGGCGGAGCGCCGGCGGCACGCGACCCCCGGCTGGGCGTCTCCGGCGCCCCCGTACCGGGCGCGCGTACGGGCGGCGAGCCGGGGCGCGCGGACGGCTCCGGCAACGCCCCCGCACTGCCGCCCACCGGCCCGATCCCCGCGCAGGCGGGGGCGGCTCCCGGCGGTACCTCTCGGACAGACGCCGGGGGAGGCGGCGCTGAGGGAGGACCGTCCGACGGCCGCCCGGCCGCCGCGTCCGGCACCGGCCCCGGCGGCCCGGCCGCGGGGCAGGGCCCGGCAGCGCCCGGATCCGACGGCACCCTGACGATGCGCGCCACCCGGCCCGACAGCGGTGGCGCGTCCGGTGCGGGCACCCCCGACTCCGCGTCCGCGCCGTCCGCACTGGCCCAAGGTGGCGCACCGGCCCGCGACGAGGGGACCCTGACGTTCCGCGCCCAGCGTGACCTCCCCCAGACTCCTCCCCCAGCGCGGCCGCTGGGCGGTGCCCCCGGGCGGTACCCCCAGGAGGTGCCCCCAGGCGGATCCGGTGCGCGCGGCGAGGACGGCGGCACCGCCACGCCGCCCGCCTCCCCGCCACCGGCCGGCGCCGGGCAGCACCCGGGCGTCCCCGCGCAGGGCGGGCCCGTACCCGGTGGACCCGCACCCGCCGCGGCCGTCCCGCAGAGCCCGCCCGGCCCGCCGGGCTGGGCGCAGCAGCAGGCGCAGCGGTTCCCGCAGCAGCCGGGCCCGGGCGGTGCTCCGGGGCCCGGGGCCGCGCCAGGTGCCGCCGCTCCCGGGGCCGGCCCCAACGCACCGGCGCCCGCATCCGCATCCGCGCCCGCGCCGGGCCCCGATGCCGTCATCCCGTGGAAGCCGCCGGTGGACAACCCGTTCCTGCGGGCCGCCCAGGCCCCGGGGCGGCCCGCACCGCTCGGCCGCCGCTTCCTCGCGCGGCTGATCGACACCATCGTCCTGCTCGCCGCGGTCGGCGCGGCCGCCGTCCCGTTGTGGGGCAAGGCGACGGACCACATCGACGGGAAGATCGACGAAGCCAAGCGGACCGGCGAGACCGTGACGGTCTATCTGCTGGACGGCACCACCGGCGCGTACCTCGGCATCCTGCTCGGCGTCCTGATGCTGGCGGGTGTGGTCTACGAGGCGCTGCCGACCGCCAAATGGGGCCGCACCCTGGGCAAGAAGCTGTGCGGGCTGCGGACGCTGGACATCGAGGACCACGACACCCCGTCGTTCGGCGCCGCACTGCGCCGCTGGCTGGTCTACGGCGTGCTCGGGGTCCTGGTGATCGGGTTCGTCAACGTGCTGTGGTGCCTGTTCGACCGCCCCTGGCGCCAGTGCTGGCACGACAAGGCGGCCCGCACCTTCGTCGCCACGACGGCCGACCGGGCGTAG
- a CDS encoding SsgA family sporulation/cell division regulator: MRTVVERELEMNLVLSPERSIPVPARLAYLAHDPYAVHITFHVGSDVPVHWTFARELLVEGVFRATGEGDVRVWPTRLGGRGIVVMALSSPDGDALLEAPASTVSAWLERTLRAVPPGSEGERLDVDEALTALLSPTPGDDVWLRRPWPSDGSPSAEGGA; this comes from the coding sequence ATGAGGACCGTGGTGGAGCGAGAGCTGGAGATGAACCTGGTGCTGTCGCCGGAGCGCAGCATCCCCGTGCCGGCCAGGCTGGCCTACCTGGCGCACGACCCGTACGCCGTGCACATCACCTTCCACGTCGGCTCGGACGTGCCGGTGCACTGGACCTTCGCCCGCGAGCTGCTGGTGGAGGGGGTGTTCCGGGCGACCGGCGAGGGGGACGTCCGGGTCTGGCCGACGCGGCTGGGCGGGCGCGGCATCGTGGTGATGGCGCTGAGTTCGCCGGATGGTGACGCGCTGCTGGAGGCGCCGGCGTCGACGGTCTCGGCGTGGCTGGAGCGCACGCTGCGGGCGGTGCCCCCGGGTTCCGAGGGCGAGCGGCTCGACGTGGACGAGGCGCTGACCGCGCTGCTGTCGCCGACGCCGGGGGACGATGTGTGGCTGCGCCGCCCGTGGCCGTCGGACGGGTCGCCGTCCGCGGAGGGCGGGGCGTGA
- a CDS encoding FAD-binding oxidoreductase, translating to MTDLADLLRKGLPEEAVLTDPDITGSYANDMAGFCAAGAPAVVVLPRTVEHVQHVMRTATALRVPVVPQGARTGLSGAANASDGCIVLSLVKMDRILEINPVDRIAVVEPGVVNAVLSRAVMERGLYYPPDPSSWEQCTIGGNIGTASGGLCCVKYGVTAEYVLGLDVVLADGRLLTTGRRTAKGVAGYDLTRLFVGSEGSLGVIVRAVLALRPAPPEQLVLAAEFPSTAAACDAVCRIMERGHTPALLELMDRTCVRAVNDMTHMGLPETTEALLLAAFDTPDPAADLAALGELCTAAGATEVVPAEDAAESDLLLQARRATLTALEAVKSTTMIDDVCVPRSRLAEMIDGTAAIARKYDLTIGVVAHAGDGNTHPTVCFDAADPDETRRARASFDEIMALGLGLGGTITGEHGVGVLKKEWLARELGPVGVELQRGIKQVFDPLGLLNPGKLF from the coding sequence ATGACGGACCTGGCCGACCTGCTGCGCAAGGGCCTCCCCGAAGAGGCCGTGCTGACCGATCCCGACATCACGGGCAGTTACGCCAACGACATGGCCGGCTTCTGCGCGGCGGGCGCGCCCGCCGTCGTCGTACTGCCGCGCACCGTCGAACACGTGCAGCACGTCATGCGCACCGCGACCGCGCTGCGCGTGCCCGTCGTCCCGCAGGGCGCCAGGACCGGCCTGTCGGGAGCCGCCAACGCCTCCGACGGCTGCATCGTGCTCTCCCTGGTCAAGATGGACCGCATCCTGGAGATCAACCCCGTCGACCGGATCGCGGTCGTCGAACCCGGCGTCGTCAACGCCGTGCTCTCCCGTGCCGTCATGGAGCGGGGCCTGTACTACCCCCCGGACCCCTCCAGCTGGGAGCAGTGCACCATCGGCGGCAACATCGGCACCGCCTCGGGCGGCCTGTGCTGCGTGAAGTACGGGGTCACCGCCGAGTACGTGCTCGGCCTCGACGTCGTCCTCGCCGACGGCCGCCTGCTGACCACCGGCCGCCGCACCGCCAAGGGCGTCGCGGGCTACGACCTCACCCGGCTGTTCGTCGGCTCCGAGGGCAGCCTTGGCGTCATCGTCCGCGCCGTTCTCGCCCTGCGGCCCGCCCCGCCGGAGCAGCTCGTGCTCGCCGCCGAGTTCCCCTCGACCGCCGCCGCCTGCGACGCCGTATGCCGGATCATGGAGCGCGGACACACCCCGGCGCTGCTGGAGCTCATGGACCGCACCTGCGTGCGCGCCGTCAACGACATGACGCACATGGGGCTGCCGGAGACCACCGAGGCGCTGCTGCTGGCCGCCTTTGACACCCCCGACCCCGCCGCCGACCTCGCCGCCCTCGGCGAACTGTGCACGGCCGCGGGCGCCACCGAGGTCGTCCCCGCCGAGGACGCCGCCGAGTCCGACCTGCTGCTCCAGGCGCGGCGGGCCACGCTCACCGCGCTGGAGGCCGTGAAGTCCACGACGATGATCGACGACGTGTGTGTGCCGCGCTCCCGGCTCGCCGAGATGATCGACGGCACCGCCGCCATCGCCCGTAAGTACGACCTCACCATCGGGGTCGTGGCGCACGCCGGGGACGGCAACACCCATCCGACGGTCTGCTTCGACGCGGCCGACCCCGACGAGACCCGCCGCGCCCGCGCGTCCTTCGACGAGATCATGGCGCTCGGCCTCGGGCTGGGCGGCACCATCACCGGCGAACACGGCGTCGGCGTCCTCAAGAAGGAGTGGCTCGCCCGCGAACTCGGCCCGGTCGGAGTGGAGTTGCAGCGCGGCATCAAGCAGGTCTTCGACCCGCTCGGTCTGCTGAATCCGGGCAAGCTGTTCTGA
- the hppD gene encoding 4-hydroxyphenylpyruvate dioxygenase translates to MTETIDHTPHTARQADPFPVKGMDAVVFAVGNAKQAAHYYATAFGMKLVAYSGPENGSRETASYVLESGAARFVLTSVIKATTERGRFLAQHVADHGDGVVDLAIEVPDVRAAYAYAVEHGATGLEEPHEVKDEHGTVVLAALATYGQTRHTLVERSGYDGPYLPGFVAADPIVEPGPRRFQAIDHCVGNVELGKMDEWVAFYNKVMGFTNMKEFVGDDIATEYSALMSKVVADGTRKVKFPLNEPAIAKKKSQIDEYLEFYGGPGVQHIALNTNDIVATVRAMRAAGVQFLDVPDSYYDTLGEWVGETRVPLDELRELKILADRDEDGYLLQIFTKPVQDRPTVFFEMIERHGSLGFGKGNFKALFEAIEREQEKRGNL, encoded by the coding sequence ATGACTGAGACCATCGATCACACCCCGCACACCGCTCGGCAGGCCGACCCCTTCCCGGTGAAGGGGATGGACGCGGTCGTCTTCGCCGTCGGCAACGCCAAGCAGGCCGCGCACTACTACGCCACGGCCTTCGGCATGAAGCTCGTCGCGTACTCCGGACCGGAGAACGGCAGCCGCGAGACGGCGTCCTACGTCCTGGAGTCGGGCGCCGCCCGCTTCGTGCTCACCTCCGTCATCAAGGCCACCACCGAGCGTGGCCGCTTCCTCGCCCAGCATGTGGCCGACCACGGCGACGGCGTGGTGGACCTGGCCATCGAGGTGCCGGACGTCCGCGCCGCGTACGCGTACGCGGTCGAGCACGGCGCCACCGGGCTGGAGGAGCCGCACGAGGTCAAGGACGAGCACGGCACCGTCGTCCTCGCCGCCCTCGCCACGTACGGCCAGACCCGGCACACCCTGGTCGAGCGCTCCGGCTACGACGGCCCGTACCTGCCGGGGTTCGTCGCCGCCGACCCGATCGTGGAGCCGGGCCCGCGCCGCTTCCAGGCCATCGACCACTGCGTCGGCAACGTCGAGCTCGGCAAGATGGACGAGTGGGTGGCCTTCTACAACAAGGTCATGGGCTTCACGAACATGAAGGAGTTCGTCGGCGACGACATCGCCACCGAGTACTCCGCGCTCATGTCCAAGGTCGTCGCGGACGGCACGCGGAAGGTGAAGTTCCCGCTCAACGAGCCGGCCATCGCCAAGAAGAAGTCGCAGATCGACGAGTACCTGGAGTTCTACGGCGGCCCCGGCGTCCAGCACATCGCGCTGAACACCAACGACATCGTGGCGACCGTCCGCGCCATGCGGGCCGCCGGCGTCCAGTTCCTGGACGTCCCCGACTCGTACTACGACACCCTCGGCGAGTGGGTCGGCGAGACCCGCGTCCCACTGGACGAGCTGCGCGAGCTGAAGATCCTCGCCGACCGCGACGAGGACGGCTACCTGCTCCAGATCTTCACCAAGCCGGTGCAGGACCGGCCGACGGTCTTCTTCGAGATGATCGAGCGGCACGGCTCGCTCGGCTTCGGCAAGGGCAACTTCAAGGCGCTGTTCGAGGCGATCGAGCGCGAGCAGGAGAAGCGCGGAAACCTGTAA
- a CDS encoding Lrp/AsnC family transcriptional regulator, producing the protein MGIDSLDARLITLLAEEPRIGVLEASRRLGVARGTAQARLDRLQANGVIRGFGPDVDPAALGYPVMAFATLEIKQGQGGDVRAHLATVPEVLELHTTTGHGDMLCRLVARSNADLQRVIDRVVGFEGIVRASTAIMMENPVPLRIIPLVQQAADD; encoded by the coding sequence GTGGGGATCGATTCTCTGGACGCACGCCTGATCACCCTGCTCGCGGAGGAGCCCCGGATAGGCGTCCTGGAGGCATCGCGGCGACTCGGCGTCGCGCGCGGGACGGCACAGGCGCGGCTGGACCGGCTCCAGGCCAACGGGGTGATCCGCGGCTTCGGGCCGGACGTGGACCCGGCGGCGCTGGGGTATCCGGTCATGGCGTTCGCGACGCTGGAGATCAAGCAGGGCCAGGGCGGCGACGTACGGGCCCATCTGGCGACCGTCCCCGAGGTGCTGGAACTGCACACCACGACCGGCCACGGCGACATGCTCTGCCGCCTGGTCGCCCGCTCGAACGCGGATCTGCAGCGGGTGATCGACCGGGTGGTGGGCTTCGAGGGAATCGTCCGGGCCTCGACGGCGATCATGATGGAGAACCCGGTGCCGCTGCGGATCATTCCGCTGGTGCAGCAGGCGGCGGACGACTGA